Proteins from a single region of Methanocorpusculum sp.:
- a CDS encoding NADH-quinone oxidoreductase subunit L, with amino-acid sequence MYPPELIAILILLLVPVCAAVLLAVFKPDLVRNILVGITSVIIIGTSIFLAWKALLAPVSVTIENAEWIGILLFIVDLAIALVILGLSIKYRKILPLILSVIQLILIVRLELFGIDNHEVIQTFMVTNLSVVMVLIIGIIGTLICVYALGYMKDYHEHQIGVPVRKRYFFAVMFLFLSAMFGLVLSNNLMWILCAWEITTLCSFLLIGYSRTPEAVNNAFRAVWMNLIGGICFTLAITFLIRINSPVSLLSVNNLLHFPNVSVLTIPLAFIAVAGLTKAAQMPFSTWLTGAMVAPTPVSALLHSSTMVKAGVYLLVLFAPLFSQTWVGIFLALIGAFTFLVTSAMAISQSNAKKVLAYSTIANLGLITACAGIGTAESIMAAILLIIFHAVAKALLFLCVGAVEHKIGSRDIEDMDGLLVRLPLLATMMVIGICGMYLAPFGMLISKWVALEAFLTAPLGFVFVSILAFGSAFTIFFWTKWLGKLFMRMNRPPAEKIALHISEKISVIVMGVLVVGCCLGFPAIITGVIIPYLNTIRPYFYQSNNGLFFNDTLVMLGLMAVILLFLVIGAFLGSKEGRTIPPYLGGRAVDTEGRFLGSLGVYKEAKTSNYYLEEYCGEKALLKPSWVISGILIIVMLVLGFMGVMIWI; translated from the coding sequence ATGTACCCGCCGGAACTCATTGCCATACTGATATTGCTGCTTGTTCCTGTTTGTGCCGCTGTTCTTTTAGCGGTCTTCAAACCCGACCTTGTCCGCAATATCCTCGTAGGCATAACCTCGGTCATAATCATCGGGACATCCATCTTTCTTGCATGGAAAGCTTTGCTCGCTCCCGTATCTGTGACTATCGAGAATGCTGAATGGATCGGCATTCTTTTATTTATCGTTGACCTCGCCATAGCCCTCGTGATATTGGGCCTTTCCATAAAATACCGGAAAATCCTACCTCTTATTCTCTCGGTTATTCAGCTGATCCTTATCGTGAGGCTCGAATTGTTTGGCATTGACAACCATGAGGTGATCCAGACATTCATGGTTACCAATCTCTCGGTTGTCATGGTCCTTATCATAGGTATAATCGGGACGCTCATCTGTGTCTATGCTCTTGGTTACATGAAGGATTATCATGAACACCAGATCGGTGTTCCGGTGCGGAAACGCTACTTCTTCGCTGTGATGTTTCTCTTCCTCTCGGCAATGTTCGGGCTCGTCCTCTCAAATAATCTGATGTGGATCCTGTGTGCCTGGGAAATAACAACGCTGTGTTCCTTCCTCCTGATTGGGTATTCCCGGACCCCCGAAGCAGTGAACAATGCGTTTCGTGCAGTGTGGATGAACCTGATCGGCGGGATCTGCTTCACCCTTGCAATAACCTTCCTGATTCGGATAAATTCACCGGTAAGTCTGCTCTCCGTAAATAATCTGCTCCACTTCCCGAATGTATCTGTACTGACGATACCCCTTGCGTTTATCGCCGTCGCCGGTCTAACTAAGGCTGCCCAGATGCCGTTCTCAACCTGGCTCACGGGAGCCATGGTTGCCCCGACCCCGGTATCAGCTTTGCTGCATTCCAGCACTATGGTCAAAGCAGGTGTGTATCTTCTGGTACTCTTCGCTCCCCTCTTCTCGCAGACCTGGGTGGGGATCTTCCTCGCTCTGATCGGTGCCTTCACCTTCCTGGTCACTTCGGCCATGGCGATTTCCCAGAGTAACGCAAAGAAAGTTCTTGCCTACTCCACGATCGCGAATCTCGGTCTGATCACCGCATGTGCCGGTATCGGCACGGCCGAATCAATTATGGCGGCGATTCTCCTGATCATCTTCCACGCTGTCGCCAAGGCGCTTCTCTTCCTCTGTGTCGGCGCAGTCGAGCATAAGATCGGGAGCCGGGACATTGAGGACATGGACGGACTTCTGGTCCGTCTCCCGCTCCTTGCCACGATGATGGTCATCGGTATCTGCGGGATGTATCTTGCGCCGTTTGGTATGCTCATTTCCAAGTGGGTAGCTCTGGAAGCATTCCTTACCGCCCCGCTTGGATTCGTATTCGTTTCAATTCTTGCCTTTGGAAGTGCCTTCACCATCTTCTTCTGGACCAAATGGCTCGGCAAACTGTTCATGAGAATGAACAGACCGCCTGCGGAAAAAATTGCCCTCCACATCTCCGAGAAGATCTCGGTGATCGTCATGGGTGTTCTTGTGGTTGGCTGCTGTCTCGGGTTCCCGGCGATCATAACGGGAGTGATCATACCGTACCTGAACACGATCCGTCCGTACTTCTATCAGAGCAATAACGGATTGTTCTTCAATGATACCCTGGTCATGCTCGGACTTATGGCCGTCATTCTCCTGTTCCTTGTTATTGGGGCATTCCTTGGTTCCAAAGAAGGCAGAACGATCCCGCCGTATCTGGGAGGCCGTGCGGTTGATACCGAAGGCAGGTTCCTTGGTTCTCTCGGCGTCTACAAAGAAGCGAAAACCTCGAACTACTATCTCGAAGAGTACTGCGGTGAGAAGGCCCTTCTCAAACCCTCATGGGTGATCTCGGGGATCCTGATCATCGTGATGCTTGTTCTTGGATTTATGGGGGTGATGATATGGATATAA
- a CDS encoding hydroxymethylglutaryl-CoA synthase: MVGIITYGAYIPRFRIKVEEIARVWGANAAEITGGLGVLEKAVPDYDENTATFSVEAARSALRRRPVDPADIKAVYVGSESHPYAVKPTAVTVGEAIGATPVMTAADYEFACKAGTAAIQTAMGLVSSGMMKYAVAIGADTAQGAPGDALEYTAAAGGAAYVIGNDDPIAVIHDTCSYSSDTPDFWRREGEDYPRHGGRFSGDPGYFKHTLGAAKMMMELRGTKPSDYTHAVFHQPNAKFPQKASQMLGFTKEQIKAGLLAPTLGNTYSGAVPLGLAAILDVAKPGDRIFVTSYGSGAGSDAFDITVTDAILNKIDRSQGPTVEKMLSTKKYLDYAVYARHKGKIRM, from the coding sequence ATGGTAGGCATAATCACCTACGGGGCATACATCCCCCGTTTCAGAATAAAAGTCGAAGAGATTGCCCGTGTATGGGGAGCGAACGCCGCGGAGATCACCGGCGGTCTTGGCGTTTTAGAAAAAGCCGTACCCGATTACGATGAGAACACAGCCACATTTTCTGTTGAGGCTGCCCGCTCGGCTCTGCGCCGACGTCCAGTGGACCCTGCCGATATCAAGGCAGTCTATGTAGGATCCGAGTCACATCCGTATGCTGTTAAACCGACCGCAGTCACGGTCGGAGAGGCAATCGGTGCAACACCCGTTATGACGGCAGCAGATTACGAGTTCGCCTGTAAGGCAGGAACTGCCGCCATTCAGACCGCGATGGGCCTGGTATCATCAGGAATGATGAAGTATGCCGTCGCGATCGGAGCGGACACTGCTCAGGGAGCACCCGGCGATGCACTAGAATATACGGCTGCTGCCGGAGGAGCGGCATACGTTATCGGTAATGATGATCCGATAGCGGTTATCCATGACACCTGCTCATACTCCTCGGACACGCCGGATTTCTGGCGGCGCGAAGGAGAGGATTATCCCAGACACGGAGGAAGATTCTCCGGGGACCCCGGGTACTTCAAACACACCCTTGGGGCTGCAAAAATGATGATGGAACTTCGCGGAACGAAGCCTTCCGATTATACGCATGCAGTCTTCCACCAGCCGAATGCCAAATTCCCGCAGAAAGCTTCACAAATGCTTGGATTCACGAAGGAACAGATCAAGGCCGGTCTTCTGGCCCCCACACTTGGAAACACCTACAGTGGTGCCGTTCCCCTTGGCCTCGCAGCAATTCTTGATGTGGCAAAACCCGGTGACCGGATCTTTGTTACAAGTTACGGCAGCGGCGCAGGATCCGATGCCTTTGACATTACCGTGACCGACGCGATTTTGAATAAGATCGACCGGTCCCAGGGTCCGACCGTTGAGAAGATGCTTTCCACAAAGAAGTATCTTGACTATGCAGTGTATGCCCGGCATAAGGGCAAGATCCGGATGTGA
- a CDS encoding NADH-quinone oxidoreductase subunit H, whose amino-acid sequence MDIMFIVGPVLFLVIAPILGGLLTGCDRVLTARFQSRVGPPFLQPFYDVAKLWHKEKAFSNPVEIIFTTAYLVLIAFSGAMLATGGNLLFVVFSLTLAHTFLILAAYAANAPFSHIGAERELLSLMILEPILILLAAGCYLVTGSFETYHMLIISMPGIVFLPGVFIAFIAVLTLILRKSPFDISTSHHAHQELVKGVTSSLSGRSLAKVEIAHWYEMIIFLSMLFIFFAGYPVLSAVAIVLVFLLEIVIDNVFPRVTWKMTIKSLWIITLVFGVGNIVILGILGGMLL is encoded by the coding sequence ATGGATATAATGTTTATTGTAGGGCCGGTGTTATTTTTGGTCATCGCCCCGATCCTCGGCGGACTCCTTACCGGATGCGACCGGGTATTGACTGCCCGTTTCCAGTCCAGGGTCGGCCCCCCGTTCCTTCAGCCGTTCTATGATGTGGCCAAACTCTGGCATAAAGAGAAGGCGTTCTCGAATCCTGTCGAGATCATCTTCACTACTGCATACCTGGTCCTGATCGCATTTTCCGGAGCAATGCTCGCTACCGGAGGCAATCTCCTGTTTGTGGTCTTCTCTCTGACACTTGCCCACACCTTCCTTATCCTTGCAGCGTATGCGGCAAACGCGCCGTTCTCCCACATCGGTGCAGAACGTGAACTTCTCAGTCTCATGATCCTTGAACCGATCCTGATCCTGCTCGCCGCAGGATGCTACCTGGTCACCGGCAGTTTCGAGACCTATCATATGCTCATTATTAGTATGCCGGGTATCGTTTTCCTGCCTGGTGTGTTCATCGCATTCATCGCCGTTTTGACTCTCATACTCAGAAAGTCTCCGTTCGATATCTCGACCTCGCATCACGCACATCAGGAACTGGTGAAAGGTGTGACCTCCTCCCTTTCAGGCAGAAGTCTTGCCAAAGTCGAGATCGCTCACTGGTATGAGATGATAATCTTCCTCTCCATGTTATTCATCTTCTTTGCCGGGTATCCGGTCCTTTCCGCAGTTGCGATCGTTCTCGTGTTCCTTCTGGAAATTGTCATAGATAATGTCTTCCCGCGTGTGACCTGGAAGATGACGATCAAGAGTCTTTGGATCATCACCCTCGTCTTCGGGGTCGGAAACATTGTCATACTTGGCATCCTTGGAGGTATGTTATTATGA
- a CDS encoding thiolase domain-containing protein produces the protein MRDVAVIGAGITKFGERWDTSFRDLCTEAGIAALEDANVAGEQIDALFVGSMSAGRFVGQEHVGALVADYVGLGGELHTPATRVEAACASGGLAFRQAVAAVSSGMSDVVIAAGVEKMTDVGDSTDVLAGAADREWESFAGATFPGLYAMIACDYMHKYGLTREQLAQVAVKNHYHGARNPFAQFQNEITQSTVMNSTLVASPLRLFDCSPVSDGAAVVVVCPLEKAREFTDTPIRVLASAQAGDTIALHDRPDFSTMGATVAAGNSAFRQAKLERKDIDFVEVHDCFTIAELCAIEDLGFVPKGTAGKFTEQGETQLGGKLPVNTSGGLKACGHPVGATGIKQIWEVVQQLRGEGGKRQVEGAEIGMTQNVGGTGATVVSHIFRRA, from the coding sequence ATGAGAGATGTAGCAGTAATAGGTGCAGGAATCACGAAATTCGGAGAAAGATGGGACACATCTTTCCGTGATCTGTGTACAGAAGCAGGAATCGCCGCACTTGAAGATGCAAATGTGGCGGGAGAACAGATCGATGCATTATTCGTCGGTTCGATGTCCGCGGGCAGATTCGTCGGTCAGGAACACGTTGGGGCACTCGTTGCCGATTACGTGGGACTCGGCGGCGAGCTCCACACTCCGGCTACCCGAGTCGAGGCAGCCTGTGCATCCGGAGGTCTTGCATTCCGTCAGGCTGTAGCCGCAGTATCTTCCGGAATGTCCGACGTCGTCATTGCGGCAGGTGTCGAGAAGATGACCGATGTCGGAGATTCGACGGATGTTCTCGCCGGCGCCGCTGACCGTGAATGGGAGAGCTTCGCAGGAGCGACATTCCCAGGTCTCTACGCAATGATCGCATGTGACTACATGCACAAGTATGGACTGACCCGCGAGCAGCTTGCCCAGGTTGCGGTGAAAAACCATTACCACGGAGCAAGAAACCCGTTCGCTCAGTTCCAGAATGAGATCACCCAGTCGACCGTAATGAACTCGACCCTCGTTGCCTCCCCGCTTCGACTCTTCGACTGCTCGCCCGTTTCCGACGGTGCCGCAGTGGTGGTCGTCTGCCCGCTTGAAAAAGCACGGGAGTTCACCGACACGCCGATCAGGGTCCTTGCCTCAGCACAGGCCGGCGACACGATCGCATTACACGACCGTCCAGACTTTTCCACGATGGGTGCCACCGTAGCCGCAGGAAACTCGGCGTTCCGGCAGGCAAAACTCGAACGAAAGGATATCGACTTCGTTGAAGTTCACGACTGTTTCACGATCGCTGAACTTTGTGCGATCGAGGATCTCGGCTTTGTTCCGAAGGGAACTGCCGGAAAGTTCACCGAGCAGGGCGAGACCCAGCTTGGCGGCAAGCTTCCGGTAAATACGTCCGGAGGTCTCAAGGCATGCGGCCATCCGGTTGGTGCCACAGGTATCAAACAGATCTGGGAAGTCGTCCAGCAGCTTCGCGGCGAAGGCGGCAAACGTCAGGTCGAAGGAGCAGAAATAGGTATGACACAGAATGTCGGAGGAACCGGCGCAACCGTTGTATCACACATCTTCAGGAGGGCCTGA
- a CDS encoding NADH-quinone oxidoreductase subunit C, translated as MKIDTIEVADVQSIAGNMRNGGYRLVVVTCTPADEGYYITYSFEKETDLRHYRITVSEGTKIPSIGSSYGGAFVYENEIHDLYGFTFEGMSLDFGGTFIKTSVPYPFKKKEQPAPTVTVVKEAKE; from the coding sequence ATGAAAATCGATACCATTGAAGTTGCTGATGTACAGAGTATTGCCGGCAATATGAGAAACGGCGGATATCGTCTGGTTGTTGTGACCTGCACGCCCGCTGACGAAGGCTACTATATCACCTACTCATTCGAAAAAGAGACGGATCTCCGGCATTACCGCATTACCGTCTCTGAAGGGACGAAGATCCCGTCGATCGGGTCATCCTACGGCGGGGCATTTGTATATGAAAACGAGATCCATGACCTGTACGGGTTTACGTTTGAAGGCATGTCTCTTGATTTCGGCGGAACGTTCATCAAAACATCCGTTCCTTATCCGTTCAAAAAGAAGGAGCAGCCTGCTCCTACGGTGACTGTTGTCAAGGAGGCGAAAGAATGA
- a CDS encoding nickel-dependent hydrogenase large subunit, giving the protein MTGRQTIIPFGPQHPVLPEPIHLDLVVEDEHVVSAIPSIGYVHRGLESLVDRREYQDFVFLAERICGICSFTHSSTFCQGIEGMMGVQVPPRATYLRTMWGEYSRLHSHLLWLGLFADSLGFESLFYQAWKIRESILDEMEATTGGRVIQGVCKVGGVRRDVANSFLSEMDDRLDEIEDEMKDLTNVFLNDYTLTKRLIGKGVLSKEDAYYLGAVGPTARGSGLDQDTRSTGYLAYGDIGFKPVVEKGGDGYARCAVRCRELFQSVEIIRRVITDMPDGEVFTAVKGNPDGEYFSRSEQPRGEVIHYLKGNGTKNLAQFRVRTPTLTNIPPLVSILAGCELADVPQIVLTIDPCIGCMER; this is encoded by the coding sequence ATGACCGGCAGACAGACGATCATCCCGTTCGGACCCCAGCATCCTGTGCTTCCCGAGCCGATCCATCTTGATCTGGTCGTGGAAGACGAGCATGTCGTTTCGGCGATTCCGTCGATCGGGTATGTCCACCGCGGTCTCGAGAGCCTGGTGGATCGCCGCGAGTATCAGGACTTTGTGTTTCTCGCCGAACGTATCTGCGGTATCTGCAGTTTCACGCACTCCTCGACATTCTGTCAGGGAATAGAAGGCATGATGGGCGTCCAGGTCCCTCCCAGGGCGACGTATCTTCGAACGATGTGGGGCGAGTACTCGCGTCTCCACAGTCACCTTCTGTGGCTTGGATTGTTTGCCGACTCGCTTGGATTCGAGAGCCTGTTCTATCAGGCATGGAAGATTCGCGAATCGATTCTGGATGAGATGGAGGCAACGACCGGCGGCCGTGTTATTCAGGGTGTCTGTAAAGTCGGCGGTGTCCGACGTGATGTCGCAAACTCCTTCCTTTCGGAGATGGATGACCGGCTCGATGAAATTGAGGATGAGATGAAGGACCTTACGAACGTGTTCCTGAATGATTATACCTTGACCAAACGTCTGATCGGCAAAGGTGTTCTCTCGAAGGAGGATGCCTATTATCTCGGAGCTGTCGGTCCGACGGCCCGCGGCAGCGGCCTTGATCAGGATACCCGGTCTACCGGCTATCTCGCCTACGGCGATATCGGGTTCAAACCGGTCGTTGAAAAAGGCGGCGATGGATATGCACGCTGTGCGGTCAGATGCAGGGAGTTGTTCCAGTCGGTGGAGATCATCCGCCGGGTCATTACTGATATGCCGGACGGCGAAGTTTTCACAGCCGTGAAGGGTAATCCCGACGGAGAATACTTCAGCCGCTCCGAGCAGCCGAGGGGCGAGGTCATCCATTACCTGAAAGGGAACGGAACCAAGAATCTTGCACAGTTCCGCGTGAGAACACCGACCCTGACGAATATCCCGCCTCTGGTATCGATCCTTGCAGGCTGTGAGCTTGCCGATGTCCCGCAGATCGTTTTAACGATCGATCCGTGTATCGGCTGTATGGAGAGGTGA
- a CDS encoding Zn-ribbon domain-containing OB-fold protein — MTVARFWREIPQRYNMVGTKCDVCGDVFFPPRAICPHCRRDGKIVPCQFSGKGKVLTYSVLSAASEQFSALKPYVLAIIELEEGTRVTSHLICEPDEVHIGMPVTSVFRVLDREGSDGIIHYGTKFVPDQ; from the coding sequence ATGACAGTAGCACGATTCTGGAGAGAGATCCCCCAGAGATATAACATGGTGGGAACGAAATGCGATGTCTGCGGCGATGTGTTTTTCCCGCCAAGGGCGATCTGTCCTCACTGCCGCCGGGATGGAAAAATTGTTCCCTGCCAGTTCTCCGGGAAAGGAAAGGTCCTGACCTACTCGGTCCTCTCTGCCGCAAGTGAGCAGTTCTCTGCCCTGAAACCGTATGTTCTCGCGATCATAGAACTCGAAGAAGGAACAAGGGTCACCTCCCATCTCATCTGTGAGCCGGATGAGGTCCATATCGGTATGCCGGTAACATCCGTCTTCCGCGTTCTGGACCGCGAAGGTTCGGACGGTATCATCCATTACGGAACGAAATTCGTTCCCGACCAATAA
- a CDS encoding NADH-quinone oxidoreductase subunit B family protein, producing the protein MSSASKSPWLLHYNASSCNGCDIEILAALTPVYDVERFGIINTGNPAHADIFVVTGGVNEQNKVVLKNLYDQIPEPKVVVAVGICASSGGVFRDCYNISGGVDTIIPVDVYVPGCSVRPEALIEGIVKALGVLEEKRAALEAKK; encoded by the coding sequence ATGAGTTCGGCATCAAAATCCCCCTGGCTCCTTCACTACAATGCGTCCAGCTGTAATGGATGCGATATAGAAATTCTCGCCGCCTTAACACCGGTCTACGATGTCGAGCGGTTTGGCATCATCAACACCGGAAACCCTGCACACGCCGATATTTTTGTGGTAACGGGCGGGGTGAACGAACAGAACAAAGTTGTCCTGAAAAATCTCTACGACCAGATCCCGGAACCGAAGGTAGTAGTCGCGGTGGGAATCTGCGCATCGAGCGGCGGTGTTTTCCGCGATTGCTACAATATTTCCGGCGGCGTCGACACGATCATTCCGGTGGATGTGTATGTCCCCGGATGTTCCGTCCGTCCCGAGGCACTTATTGAGGGAATTGTAAAGGCACTTGGCGTTCTGGAAGAGAAACGTGCAGCTCTGGAGGCAAAAAAATGA